A single genomic interval of Eleutherodactylus coqui strain aEleCoq1 chromosome 3, aEleCoq1.hap1, whole genome shotgun sequence harbors:
- the TMEM69 gene encoding transmembrane protein 69 has product MLLRLGGTCRSLTLQLRTMAAAVCSQKTHVAITWRSYPMQAPPFAAMQRSAPLLLRRSVHTSSSLRERRRNPEDEELSQLLQNYREELRKTPRPAVYLTLASLVPVVVAPLTMSLGGYYYPEMAYLQFAAANCVLSFYGGIRWGISVPENSPLQPDSLNLGLGKALFFFAWASLVLWDSLCESALMLVGGIILAACGGVGMLPPYPFWLAFLRTTCFLVIFCSVLVTLLLSVVYPEKSLKEKSSK; this is encoded by the exons ATGCTGCTGCGTCTGGGCGGAACGTGCCGGTCACTGACCCTGCAG CTTCGTACGATGGCGGCCGCGGTGTGTAGCCAGAAGACGCACGTGGCGATTACCTGGAGGTCGTACCCGATGCAAGCCCCGCCATTTGCCGCCATGCAGCGGTCAGCGCCTCTCCTCCTCCGCCGCAGCGTACACACCTCCAGCTCGCTGCGCGAGAGGAGAAGAAACCCGGAAGACGAGGAgctcagtcagctgctgcagaattaCCGGGAAGAGCTGAGGAAGACGCCGCGGCCGGCCGTGTACCTGACCCTGGCCAGCCTGGTCCCGGTGGTGGTCGCTCCTCTCACCATGAGTCTTGGCGGTTATTATTATCCAGAAATGGCGTATCTTCAGTTCGCCGCCGCCAACTGCGTGCTATCGTTTTATGGTGGGATTCGCTGGGGTATTTCGGTTCCTGAGAACAGCCCGTTGCAGCCGGACTCGCTGAACCTCGGACTGGGCAAAGCGCTTTTCTTCTTTGCATGGGCCTCTTTAGTGCTCTGGGACTCTCTCTGTGAATCGGCGCTGATGCTGGTCGGCGGGATCATCCTGGCGGCATGCGGGGGGGTCGGGATGCTCCCTCCTTACCCGTTTTGGCTTGCTTTTCTGAGAACCACGTGTTTCCTGGTGATATTCTGCTCCGTTCTCGTCACTTTGTTGCTCTCAGTTGTTTATCCAGAAAAATCATTGAAGgagaaaagttcaaaataa
- the DPH2 gene encoding LOW QUALITY PROTEIN: 2-(3-amino-3-carboxypropyl)histidine synthase subunit 2 (The sequence of the model RefSeq protein was modified relative to this genomic sequence to represent the inferred CDS: inserted 4 bases in 4 codons; deleted 4 bases in 4 codons), with the protein MSDPRMVPNSQSSPAGWIRHVGRRRPAILRARFSSDAAMTSALFSSDGAEVIRRELSPPESGEAVGADATLDDIYEIQKTVSFIKEKAAKKVALQFPDDLLVCAVTIARKLEEASVAQTYILGDTSYGSCCVDEVAAEHVGAEVLVHNGPACLSPCRRLPITYVFGHKAVNVDLCAEAFQKRXPQRDSPVXVFSDVVYDHVLGMSETCLAASYPRAVFCKLSWLEQAPPAGEVYKFGRIFSPDPSLXPDGYSFFYVGGEGATLSNLLLTWPRCAFFSFNPVTNESRREGVHVNRALMKRYYLIEKARDARVVGILVGTLGVSDYLSALSHLKNVIHRAGKKSYLLSMGKLNPVKLANFPEVDVFVLVACPENSLLDSSDFYQAVVTPDEMELACNPXREWGGCCITDFRELLPGGPAHVEFPEINPEDAERTDVSLITGELRSLRFSSLAAEASEEPRTTLAQRNSNTTVAELGPAASFLSSRSWRGLDKALGETPVVKAVEGRRGIAIAYEDEVNG; encoded by the exons atgtcagatccTAGAATGGTTCCCAACTCCCAATCATCGCCAGCGGGTTGGATTCGCCATGTGGGACGCCGCCGGCCGGCGATCCTGCGTGCCCGATTTTCTA GCGACGCTGCGATGACGAGCGCTCTGTTCAGCAGTGATGGGGCGGAGGTCATCCGGCGGGAGCTGAGCCCCCCGGAGTCGGGTGAGGCCGTCGGCGCGGACGCAACGCTGGACGACATTTACGAAATTCAGAAGACCGTCAGTTTTATTAAGGAAAAGGCAGCAAAGAAG GTGGCTCTGCAGTTCCCGGACGATCTCCTGGTCTGTGCCGTTACCATCGCCAGGAAACTGGAGGAAGCCAGCGTTGCCCAAACCTACATCCTGGGGGACACGTCCTACGGCAG CTGCTGTGTGGATGAGGTGGCGGCTGAACACGTCGGAGCTGAGGTGCTGGTGCAT AATGGGCCGGCCTGCCTGAGCCCGTGTCGGCGGCTGCCCATCACATACGTGTTCGGACATAAAGCCGTGAACGTGGATCTCTGTGCCGAGGCTTTCCAGAAGC ATCCCCAGCGAGACTCTCCTG GTGTGTTCAGTGATGTCGTGTATGATCACGTTCTAGGTATGT CTGAAACGTGTTTGGCGGCCAGTTATCCCCGTGCGGTCTTCTGTAAGCTGTCCTGGCTGGAGCAGGCGCCCCCTGCTGGCGAGGTCTATAAGTTTGGCCGGATATTCTCCCCTGACCCCAGTC TGCCGGACGGCTACAGCTTCTTCTATGTGGGCGGTGAGGGTGCGACGCTCAGTAACCTTCTGCTGACTTGGCCGCGCTGCGCCTTCTTCAGCTTCAACCCGGTGACCAACGAGTCCAGGAGGGAAGGCGTCCACGTCAACCGCGCCCTCATGAAACGGTACTACCTGATCGAGAAGGCACGAGATGCCCGGGTGGTG GGCATACTGGTGGGCACCCTGGGGGTCTCCGACTATCTGTCTGCTCTGTCGCACCTGAAGAACGTCATCCATCGGGCCGGGAAGAAGAGTTACCTGCTGTCTATGGGGAAGCTGAACCCCGTCAAGCTGGCCAACTTCCCGGAGGTGGACGTCTTCGTTCTGGTCGCCTGTCCTGAAAACTCGCTGCTGGACTCTTCC GACTTCTACCAGGCGGTCGTCACCCCGGATGAGATGGAGTTGGCCTGTAACC GCCGGGAGTGGGGCGGCTGCTGCATCACTGACTTCCGG GAATTACTTCCAG GGGGTCCGGCTCATGTGGAGTTCCCAGAGATTAACCCTGAAGACGCAGAGAGAACGGATGTCTCCTTGATCACGGGGGAGCTGAGGTCTCTGCGATTCTCATCGTTGGCGGCGGAAGCTTCAGAGGAGCCCCGGACAACCCTGGCACAAAGGAACAGTAATACCACAGTGGCAGAACTGGGGCCTGCAG CCTCCTTCCTGTCTTCGCGGAGCTGGCGGGGATTGGACAAGGCTTTGGGAGAGACGCCAGTCGTGAAAGCTGTCGAGGGACGTAGAGGGATCGCAATAGCTTATGAGGACGAAGTAAACGGCTGA
- the IPP gene encoding LOW QUALITY PROTEIN: actin-binding protein IPP (The sequence of the model RefSeq protein was modified relative to this genomic sequence to represent the inferred CDS: deleted 3 bases in 3 codons) has product MHSRLPELSLPPPTWPPALSGSDVNVLTSPQLSGLNEELKGRPGCVAVMESAVPPSASLRAVEKHAQLVLQQMDKMRQQLQFCDLHIHIGQAVFGAHKLVAHKLVLAASSPYFAALLSGGMKESRVSVVRIQAVEPAIFQLLLDFIYSVRSSSVPENVQELMTAADMLQLNHMVALCCDFLKEQIEPGNCVGFFQFSEQLACQPLLEFTESFIHAHFPEVQQGDEFQALTKEQLIRLLRSEELCIEDEHQVFAAAMSWLQKDTATRKRHVVEVLEPVRVSLLPPQRLQKNNRSLPLLITEVKDFSLRVALQTLLREYCEPSLSPKDKKLCSFLQTSRVRPRRKARKFLYAIGGYTRLQGGRWSDSRALSCVERFDTFSQYWSTVSSLHQARNGMSAAVLDGKIYVVGGEKDSMIFDCVECYDPVSKQWTAVPSLNQPRCGLGVCSCHGAIYAMGGWVGAEIGNGIERFSLEDNAWQVVGQMSVPRYNFACCERQGLIYVVGGISHQGTELSSAEVFDPISKRWTSLPPMGTRRAYLGVVSLNDCLYAVGGWNERQDALNTVERFSFEEEQWVEVAAMRIPRAGVSVISVNGLLYAAGGRASVQNFSAPVTSDSVEVYNPHTDSWTEIGSMITSRCEGSLAVL; this is encoded by the exons ATGCACAGCAGGCTACCGGAACTCTCCCTGCCACCACCAACATGGCCGCCCGCACTGTCCGGATCAGACGTAAACGTGCTGACGTCACCACAACTAAGCGGACTGAATGAAGAGCTGAAAG GTCGTCCTGGTTGCGTAGCAGTAATGGAGTCCGCGGTTCCGCCGAGCGCCTCCCTGCGCGCCGTAGAGAAGCACGCCCAGCTGGTGCTGCAGCAGATGGATAAGATGAGGCAGCAGCTGCAGTTCTGCGACCTTCACATCCACATCGGTCAGGCGGTGTTCGGGGCGCACAAGCTGGTAGCGCACAAGCTGGTGCTGGCCGCCAGCAGCCCTTACTTCGCCGCTCTGCTGTCC GGTGGCATGAAGGAGTCG CGTGTGAGCGTGGTGCGCATCCAGGCGGTGGAGCCCGCCATCTTCCAGCTGCTGCTGGATTTTATTTACTCG GTTCGGTCCTCATCAGTTCCGGAGAACGTGCAGGAGCTGATGACAGCGGCCGACATGTTGCAGCTCAACCACATGGTGGCGCTATGCTGCGACTTCCTAAAGGAACAGATCGAGCCGGGCAACTGCGTTGGCTTCTTCCAGTTCTCCGAGCAGCTGGCCTGTCAGCCTCTGCTGGAATTCACCGAGAGCTTCATCCACGCTCACTTCCCGGAGGTGCAGCAGGGGGACGAATTCCAGGCGCTGACGAAGGAGCAGCTGATCCGCCTCCTGCGCAGTGAGGAGTTGTGCATTGAAGACGAGCATCAGGTTTTCGCCGCCGCCATGTCCTGGCTCCAGAAAGACACTGCTACACGGAAGAGACATGTGGTGGAGGTCCTGGAGCCCGTGCGTGTCTCC CTGCTTCCTCCGCAGCGGCTTCAGAAAAATAATCGAAG TCTTCCTCTCCTTATTACAGAAGTGAAAGATTTCAGCCTTCGGGTGGCGCTGCAGACGCTGCTAAGAGAATACTGCGAACCCAGCCTGTCCCCTAAAGATAAGAAGCTCTGCAGCTTCCTCCAGACCTCCCGTGTCCGGCCACGCAGGAAAGCGCGCAAATTCCTCTACGCTATAG GGGGATACACCCGCCTGCAGGGGGGGCGGTGGAGCGACAGCAGAGCGCTGAGCTGCGTGGAGCGGTTCGATACGTTCAGTCAGTACTGGAGCACCGTGTCCTCCCTGCACCAGGCACGGAACGGGATGAGCGCCGCCGTCCTGGATGGAAAGATCTACGTGGTTGGAG GGGAAAAAGACTCGATGATCTTTGACTGTGTGGAGTGCTACGACCCTGTGAGTAAGCAGTGGACAGCGGTCCCTTCCTTGAATCAGCCACGTTGCGGGCTGGGGGTGTGTTCCTGCCATGGCGCCATCTATGCAATGG GCGGCTGGGTAGGAGCGGAGATTGGAAACGGGATTGAGCGATTTTCGCTAGAGGACAACGCCTGGCAGGTAGTGGGGCAGATGTCTGTGCCGAGATATAACTTCGCTTGCTGCGAGAGACAAG GGTTGATCTATGTGGTCGGTGGTATTAGCCACCAGGGGACAGAACTTTCTTCCGCTGAAGTCTTTGACCCCATTTCCAAGCGCTGGACCTCGCTCCCACCTATGGGGACCCGCCGGGCGTACCTGGGTGTTGTCTCTTTAAATGACTGCTTGTACGCGGTTGGCGGCTGGAATGAACGTCAGGACGCTCTGAACACAGTGGAGAGGTTCTCTTTCGAGGAG GAGCAGTGGGTGGAGGTGGCAGCGATGAGGATCCCCAGAGCGGGCGTCTCTGTGATCAGCGTGAACGGGCTGCTGTACGCCGCAGGAGGCAGGGCCAGCGTGCAGAACTTCTCCGCCCCTGTGACCTCTGACTCTGTGGAGGTTTATAACCCGCATACAGATTCCTGGACGGAGATCGGCAGCATGATCACCAGCCGCTGCGAGGGCAGCCTGGCCGTTCTCTGA